The sequence CGGCGTCGCGGGCCTGGGCCAGCAGCTGGTCGTACAGCGCGCGACCCTTGGGGGTGAGGGCCAGGCCGCGCTGTTCGATCTCGCCGAAGCGCGCGGTATGGGTGCCGGCGTCGCCGCCCTCGCCGTCCGGGAAGTTCACGGTTTCCTCGAGCGCCTTGAAGCTGGTCTGGCGCAGCAGGATCGGGCAGCGGCGCGGCGGCGGGCCTTCGACCACGGCCTTGGCGTCGATGCCACGGGCCAGCATGCCGGCCTGGGCGGCGTCGATGTCCAGGGTGCGCGGGGTGAGGTGGTTGATGTGCGGGCCACGGAAGCTGACCACGTCGGCCACCAGCCGGTGCGCGTTGCTCAGCGCCTGGTAGGTAGCCAGCGAGACGGTGGCGTCGCTGTGCCAGCGGAAGGTCTCCAGCGCGGCGAGCACAAAGCGGCGGGCGTCGTTCTGGTCCAGGCCGCCTTCGCGTTCGGCCTGGTCGATCAGGGCCAGCGCTTCGTCGGTGAAGATACGGCGGCGCGCGAGGATGCGCGCGGACTCATCGCGCAGGGCCGGGTCTTCGATCAGTTCCAGGCGCAGTAGCGAGGTGAACACGCGGAACGGGTTGGCGGCCAGCGCAGGCGCGGTGCGCGGGCGGAAGGCGGTGGAATGCACCGGCACGCCGGCGACGGAAAGGTCGTAGTAACCGATCGGGTGCATGCCCATCACCGCGAACAGGCGGCCCAGGGTGGCGAGTTCTTCGGCGGTGCCAACACGGATGGCGCCGTGGCGTTCCTGCGCCAGGCGGGCGCGTTCGTCATTGCGCTCGAGCTGCTCGGCCAGCGCCGGGTTGTCGGTCAGGACGGCGTCGTTGATCTCGGCCACCAGGTCGACCAGGGTGCCGTACAGCGGTACCTCCGTGCGGTACATGGTGGACATGGCCTGGGCGAACAGGCTGCGGATATCGTCGGGTGAAACGAAACGGTCGGCGCTCATTACGTACTCGGCAACGGATCACGGGGGAACAGCAATCCGGCATTGTCGCGCACGGCCGGGGTGGGCGGCGAGGTGCAGAGCAGCATTGGGGGGCTCAAGGCAGGAGCCTTCCCCAAGGATGTTCATGCCATTACCGGGCGCGGGGCGGTTATCGGCGGTCGATTGGGATGCGACCCTACCGGTGCACGTGATTCGCCGTAGCGGGATGGGGCATGTGTACGGGTAGGGTTGGTTCCCAAACAACCGCCGGGGTGGTGCAACGTTCGGGGACGCATGACCGGCGAACTGGGTAAACGCCCTCCCCGATGATGTTCATGCCATTACCGGATGTGGTGAATGTCTCGGCGGTCGATTGGGATGCGACCCTACCGGCGTGCGTCCATGCCAATTTCATATCCGGGCCCTTACCGGGCGCGCTTGACCTCGGCATTGGCAGCCGCACGGTCGCGCTGGGCGCGGTCGCCGAGCTGGCCCTTGAGGGTGGCGTCCAGGGTGACCGGGCGGTCCCAGTGGTCGTGGCTGGCGACGATGGCGTGGCGCAGGGTGCGCCAGTGCTGGTTGGTGGGCTTGGTGGGCAGGCTGGCGACGACGTCGGCCCAGCGCTTGGGCTCGCCCTCTTCCGGCACGGCGCGCGACCAGGCTTTTACGCTGTCGCGGCAGGAATGCTCGATGGCCTTTGCCCAGAAACAGGCGAAGTAGATGTCGCCGGCCTGCCAGTTGTGGGTGTAGAACAGCGCGGCGATGTAGTCGCGCGACACGCCGCCGTAACGCGAGACCTCGTCGAGGAAACTCTCCGGGTAGCGCTCGGCGTAGTAGTTGATGTCCTGCAGCTGGGTGTCCACCCATGCATCGCCGGTGTCCACGCGGTACGCGGCGGACTCATCGGCGCTCTGCTGCGCGGCGGCCAGCAACGGCAGCCACAGCAGCAATGCAACCAGCAACGGGCGCAGGCGCTTCACCGAATCAGCCGCCGGCGGCCTTGGCTTCGATGGCGCGCAGGGCCTGCGGCCAGTCGAACGCGGTAGGCGCTTCGACCATGCGCGGCTCGTCGTCGGCCACGCCATGCTGGGTTTCATGCGCCCAGGTCACCGCGTAGGGGGTATGGATGCCCCAGCCGCCAAGGGTGACTACCGGTTCGATGTCCGAACGCAGCGAGTTGCCGACCATGACGAAGCGCTCCATCGGCAGGTCGAATTCTTCCAGCACGCGGGCGTAGGTTTCCGGATCTTTCTCGGACACGATCTCGATGCGCGGGAACAGGTCGCGCAGGTTGGCGACCTTGATCTTGGCTTCCTGGTGGAACAGGTCACCCTTGGTGATCAGCACCACCGGGTAGTCGCGCGCGATCTCGGCGACCGACTCGCGCACGCCGTCGATCAGTTCGACCGGGTGGCGCAGGGTGTCATGGCCGATGTCCAGGATCAGCTGCAAGTCGCGTGCGGCAATGTTCTTTTCGGTGATATCGATGGCCGCTTCCAGCATCGACAGGGTCATGCCCTTTACGCCGTAGCCGAACACGCCGAGGTTGCGCTGCTGCACTTCCAGCAGGTGGCGCGCGGTGGCGGTGTCGTGCACGTCGATGTAGCGCGACAGGATGTCGAGATAATCCTGCTCGGCCTTGCGGTAATAGTCCTCGCTCTTCCACAGCGTGTCGTCACCGTCAAAACCGACCAGACCGATGGCGCCGTTGGGCGTGGGCATGGAGGTCATCATCGGCCAAGGATAGCAAGCGCCGGGGTTGGACCCAATGATGCAATCGGGCAGAAGGAAGGGCGGCCGAAGCCGCCCTCCCGGGGCCATCCACCATTGTCCAGCGGGTTCAGGCCAGTTGCGCGTCAATCCTGCCGATCAGCGGCCCGGGGCGGCGTTGCCACCGCCGGCAGCGCCCTGCTGGGCGGCCACGTAGGCCTTGTACTCGTCCGGCGTGAGCTTGCCGTCCTTGTTGGTGTCGGCTTGGTCGAACACCTGGGCAAGGCCGGCGTTCACCTGGGCCTCGGTCTTGCTGATGGCGCCGTCACCGTCGGTGTCGACACTGGCCCAGGTCTGGCCACCACCGCCACTGGCCTGCGAGGCCTGGGCGGCCGCGCCGGTTGCCGCGTCAGCCGCGTCGCTCGCCTGGGCCGCCGACTGCTGGGCCTGCGCGGCCTGGGTCTGGGCCTGCGCTGCACTCTGCTGGGCGGTCTGGGCCATCGCCGGAATGGCCAGCACACTGCCTGCGGCGATCATCAGGGCGATCAGGGGCTTGCGGTTGCGATTAGTCATTTGGGTGGTCTCCTTGAGGGATGTTGCGCGGCTGTTGTTTCCGCACGGCCCCACACTGCCAGCCCGTTTGTGAATCGATCTTGCGCCCGGATCGGCGTGCGCACGCGGTCTTAACCACATGCGCGCAGCGCTCGGTTACCCCGGTGGTTACGCACAGGTGAGCGATTGGTAACACGCCCATTCAATCGCGCCGGATTTAACCGGATGCGAACGAAAACTCAGCCTTCGTTGGCGTTTTTTTCGCCTGAGCGCGAACTGAACAAAAGCCAGCCCAGCGCAACACCGAAGAGTGCACCGGCCACTTCGATCACCACGCGGGAGCCCAGTTCGTTGGGGTCATGGATGGTGGCGAGGTACATCCGCGCGAAGAACGGCGACTCGAGCCGCACGATGCCCATGTAGAACAGCTTCCATGCGTCGATGCCGGCCGAGATAACCACGGCCATGACGCAGGCCCAGCCAATGGCGTAGCCCATGCTCCAGCCGGCCCAGCGGCACACCCGGTGCCACAGCGCGTAGACCAGCAGACCGACCAGCAGGGCGATCAGCCCGGCTTCCAGCGTGCCCAGCAATCCAAAGTGCAGCGGCAGGTTCATCGTGGTCCACAGGTTCGGTGAGCGCGCATTGTAGCGGCGCGGCTCAGCGCACCGGCACGTCGTAGGCGGTACCGGGGGCCGGCTCGGGGGTGAGCGTGAAGTGCCACCACTCCTGCGGGTAGTTGGCGAAGCCCCGGCGCTGCATGGCCTGCAGCAGGGTGTGCCGGTTCTGGTGCTGGGCGGGGGTGACGTCGGGCGCGTCGGTATGCGCGCGCGGGCCGAAGAAGTCGAAGTCGGTGCCCATGTCGACCGGCGTGCAGGGGTCGCGGCGGCAGTCGAGCAGGCCCAGGTCGACGGTGGCGCCGCGGCTGTGGCCGGAGGTTTCGGCGATGTATTCGCCCAGCAGCGCGGGTTTTTCCAGGCCGGGGTACTGGGTGGCCTTGCGCGACTGCTCCAACGGATCGTTGGCCCAGTCGACGAAGGCACGCACCGACTGCGCGGGGCGGTAGCAGTCGAACAGCTGCAGGCCGTAGCCGCGGGCGCGCAGGTCGGCTTCGACCTGGGCCAGCGCGGTGGCGGCAGGGCGCAGCAGGAAGCACTTGGGGGCGTCGTAGCCGGGTACCGGACGGCCGGTGAAGTTGTTGGCCGTGGCGTAGCGCATGTCCAGCTGGATGTCCGGCGCGAGCGTGCGGATGTCGACCAGGCCGGCCTGGTCGGTGGTGCGTACCAGTGCAACGGTGACCGGTTGTGCGCTGGCCAGTGGGGCCATCAGTGCCAGCAGGAGGCTAAGGGCAGTCGCCGGTACGGGTGAAATGCAGGTCCTGGAAGTCATAGCTGAAGTCGATGTCCGGATCGATCGCGCGCAGGATGAGCGCGGGCGGGCTGCCCGGCTCCACCTGCAGCCAGGGTTCGGCGTCCGCCCCGAGCGTATCCCACTGCACCAGCCAGCGGGTGTCGAGCTGCATGACGGTGCCGCGCAGGGTGGGCGATTTGTCGACGGTGAAGCGCAGGCGGCCGTTTTCCGGGCAGAGGCGGGCCTGGCCGAGCCAGGGGTCGCGGTAGAGGCCGGTGGGTGGCGACGATGTCGGTGCCGATGTCGGTACCGGGGAACGCCCATCCGTGTTTGGACGTACATGGCCTGCGTTGCGGCGGTTGGCCTGCTCGGCCCTCAATTGCGCGGCATACCCCGCCACCGTCTGCTTCTGCTCCGGCGCGGTGTACTGCTTCAACGCCGCCTGCATCAGCACCGTGCGTGCATCTTCCCCTTCGCCGTCGATCAGGATCACCACGCCCACCTTCCTGTCCGGCAACAACGCCAGCGAGGAATAGCTGCCCGACAGCGTGCCGGTATGCGCGACCTTCCACTGCCCATCCAGGTCAGACAAACGCCAGCCGTAGCCATAGGCGGAGAAATGCGCGTTGTCCCAGGTGCGCTGGCGTTCGCCCAGCGGCATCGGCATGTGCGCGGTCCACAGCGCGCGGCGCTGGGTGTCGCTGAGCCAGCCGGGTACCAGCTTTGGATCGAGCAGCACCTGCAGCCAGCGGGTCATATCGCGCAGGCTGCAGCGGATGCCACCGGCAGCCAGCGAGGTCAGTTCGGCGGGCGCCTGGCACCCGGCCATGCCCAGCGGTGCGAACACTTCGTCATGCAGCAGCTGGTCGATCGGCTTGCCACCTGCCGCAGCGGCTACTTCGCCGGCCACCACGTACATCAGGTTGTCGTAGGCGTAGCCGCTGCGGAAGCTGGTGACCGGCTTGAGGTGTGCGAGCCCGGCGATGATGTCGGCACGAGTGTACTGGTTGGGCTCGGGCCACAGCATCAGGTCGCCTGCGCCCAGGCCCAGGCCGCTGTTGTGGATGAGCAGGTCGCGCACCTGCATGTGTTCGGTGACCCACGGGTCGAACATGCGGAACTGCGGCAGGTGTTTGATGACCGGGTCGTCCCAGGCCAGCCGGCCACGGTCGACCAGCCGTGCCAGCGCGGCGGCAGTCATTGCCTTGCTGTTGGAGGCGATACGGAATCGCGTGTCGGCGTCGATGGCCTCGCCACGTTTGCCGCGCGTGCCGGTGAACACCACCTCGCCGTTCTCCACCACGGCCATGGCGATGCCGGGCAGGCGGTATTGCTCGACGGTGCTGTCGAGCATGGGCGCAAACGCAGGCGACCCGGCCGCCGCTGCGGGCAGTGACGCGACCAGTGCAACGGTCAGCAACAGGGGGCGGAGCGCGGGCATGTCCGGTGATTCCAGAGCGGAGAAGATGCCGGGCCGCAGCGTGTCCTGCGGCCCGGCGGTGCTGCGGCGATCAGAAGTTCCAGGTCGCCATCAGCTGGGTGTAGCGCGGGGCCTGCCAGCGGGTCCCGGTGTTGAAGGTGTTCTCGCGGTACTGGCCCGGCTGGGCTTCGTAGCGCTGGTGGACGTTGATGACGGTCTGGTTGTTGAACAGGTTGAACACCGAGAGCCGCACGCTCAGGTCGATGCCTTCCACCGGCAGGCGCCAGGTGACGTTGGCGCCCATGGTCCAGGTCCACGGCAGGCGACCGTACGCGCCGCGCGGGGTGTATTCGAACTGGCGCTGGTTGTACGGGCCGGAACAGTTGGCCACGCACAGCCAGCCGGTGCCACCGCCGCCGCTTTCGTTGGAGGTGCTGCCGCCGGCCACGGTGTCGCCCGGCCACATCACGCCGAAAGCGGTGATCGGGCCGCCGGACAACACCTGCAGGGTGGTGCCGAACGACCAGGTTTCATTCAACGCGTACGCCGCGCGGAACTTGAACTGGTGGCGGAAGTCATTGAACAGCACGCCATAGCGTTCGTTGTTGGACGGGTGGTCCCAGTGCTGGACCATGCCGGTGTCGCCATAGCCGGTATCGGAGTTGACCGGCCCTTCGAAGTTGCCGTCGCTGCGCGACCACAGGTAGGAGGCGTTGAACAGCCACTTCTCGTCCCAGCCACGGTCGATCTGGAATTCCAGCGCCTTGTAGGTGCGCTTGGGCTTGGAATAGCCGACCACTTCGCCGCTGCCGCCCTTGCGGTAACCGCTGTTGGCGGTGTCGATGGTGATCCAGCCTTCGGTTGCGCAGCCGATGCTGGAGTCGCCCCAGATGGTCAGGTTCTCACCCGGGTTGGCGATCGGCCACAGGGTGGTGCCGGTCGGGCCGCACGGGGTGTAGTTCAGGCGCATGTCGTCCAGCGCGCGGTCCATGGTGCGGTAGGTGGCGTTGACGCCCCACGACCAGGCCTGGTTGATCATGCTCTGGAAGCCGAGGATGTACTCGTCCTGGTAGACCGCCTTGAGGTCGCGGTCCACGCTCTGGCGAAGGTCGGCCGCACCGGTGTTCATGCGGGTGTCGACCGGGCCGATCTGCTGGCCGATGATCGGCGCCGCGTACGGCGCGCCGGTGACCGGGTTGGCCTGCTGCTGCCAGCCGTCGAGCACGAAGTAGGAGTACTCGTCGGTGAGGCCGCCGGCGAAGTTGACGTTGATGTTGTTGGTGACCGGCAGGTAATAGCGGCCGGCGTTACCGAACAGCTTGGTGGTGGCGTCGCCCTTCACGTCCCAGGAGAAGCCCACGCGCGGCGCGATGAGGTCGTCCATCTTGATGAAGGCGTCGCCGTCGGCGGTGCGGTTCTCGAAGCGGTCCCAGCGCACGCCCAGGTTGAGCATGAGGTTGGGGGTGATGTTCCAGATGTCTTCGAGGTAGAAGGCGTTGGCTTCGGTTTCAAAGGTACCGCCGGACACGCGGTTGCGACCGCGCAGCATCTCGGTGACGCCCGGCGGTACGAACGCGTTGGCGCCGTCCCACACTTCATCGCCCGGGCGGGCCACGTAGGCGGTGTAGCTGAGCTGGGTCGGACCCGGATAGCGGGTGGACTGCTCGGTGGTCATCAGCTCGCGGTCCACGCCGAAGCGCAGCAGGTGGCGGCCGAGCTGCCATTCGAAGTCCAGGCGCGCCACGTCGCGGGTGTCGTCGCGCTCGGCCACGGCGGCGCCGGTCGGGTGGCAACCCGGGCGCAGGCCGTTGAGCTTGTACAGGCGCGAGGCGTAGCTGGCGTCGGTGAATACCGGGCTGCAGGCTTCGTCCAGCGAGGAATTGGTGAAGGCCCGCTGGTTGTTCTGGCCGACCATGGCACGCGCGGTGAAGGTTTCACCGAAGTGGCCGGTATAGGTGGCCGAGTAGTTGCGGCCGCCGGTCTCGGTGACCGAATCGCCGCCCCACTGGCCGATCTCGTTCGCGTCCCAGTCGTAGTTGTAGGAGCCGTTCGTGACGTCGCCTTCGTCGGAGAAGCCCAGCAGCGAGATGCTGTGGTTGTCGGTGATGTTCCAGTCGAGCTTGGCGCCCCAGAAGCCGTTGTCGGCTTCGTTCTTGAACCAGGTCAGGGCGTCGTTGGAGGTGTTGTGGCCGCTGTCGTTGCGATCTTCGTACATCGCGAACAGGAACAGGCGGTCCTGTACGAGCGCGCCGGAGCCCCACACGTTGGTCTTGAAGAACGAGCTGTCGTCACGGCTGGCGTAGGAATGCGGGGTGCCGTCGCGA is a genomic window of Stenotrophomonas bentonitica containing:
- the hglS gene encoding 2-oxoadipate dioxygenase/decarboxylase HglS produces the protein MSADRFVSPDDIRSLFAQAMSTMYRTEVPLYGTLVDLVAEINDAVLTDNPALAEQLERNDERARLAQERHGAIRVGTAEELATLGRLFAVMGMHPIGYYDLSVAGVPVHSTAFRPRTAPALAANPFRVFTSLLRLELIEDPALRDESARILARRRIFTDEALALIDQAEREGGLDQNDARRFVLAALETFRWHSDATVSLATYQALSNAHRLVADVVSFRGPHINHLTPRTLDIDAAQAGMLARGIDAKAVVEGPPPRRCPILLRQTSFKALEETVNFPDGEGGDAGTHTARFGEIEQRGLALTPKGRALYDQLLAQARDAGGAGSTGQDYSTRLAAAFTGFPDDHDTLRREGLGYYRYALTEAGRNDRAAVADLPAEALVSAGLASADPIVYEDFLPVSAAGIFQSNLGGEEQRAYAAHSNRDAFEKALGMPVEDEFAIYERLQQESLDSLRVD
- a CDS encoding M15 family metallopeptidase; amino-acid sequence: MAPLASAQPVTVALVRTTDQAGLVDIRTLAPDIQLDMRYATANNFTGRPVPGYDAPKCFLLRPAATALAQVEADLRARGYGLQLFDCYRPAQSVRAFVDWANDPLEQSRKATQYPGLEKPALLGEYIAETSGHSRGATVDLGLLDCRRDPCTPVDMGTDFDFFGPRAHTDAPDVTPAQHQNRHTLLQAMQRRGFANYPQEWWHFTLTPEPAPGTAYDVPVR
- a CDS encoding serine hydrolase; the encoded protein is MPALRPLLLTVALVASLPAAAAGSPAFAPMLDSTVEQYRLPGIAMAVVENGEVVFTGTRGKRGEAIDADTRFRIASNSKAMTAAALARLVDRGRLAWDDPVIKHLPQFRMFDPWVTEHMQVRDLLIHNSGLGLGAGDLMLWPEPNQYTRADIIAGLAHLKPVTSFRSGYAYDNLMYVVAGEVAAAAGGKPIDQLLHDEVFAPLGMAGCQAPAELTSLAAGGIRCSLRDMTRWLQVLLDPKLVPGWLSDTQRRALWTAHMPMPLGERQRTWDNAHFSAYGYGWRLSDLDGQWKVAHTGTLSGSYSSLALLPDRKVGVVILIDGEGEDARTVLMQAALKQYTAPEQKQTVAGYAAQLRAEQANRRNAGHVRPNTDGRSPVPTSAPTSSPPTGLYRDPWLGQARLCPENGRLRFTVDKSPTLRGTVMQLDTRWLVQWDTLGADAEPWLQVEPGSPPALILRAIDPDIDFSYDFQDLHFTRTGDCP
- a CDS encoding calcium-binding protein, which gives rise to MTNRNRKPLIALMIAAGSVLAIPAMAQTAQQSAAQAQTQAAQAQQSAAQASDAADAATGAAAQASQASGGGGQTWASVDTDGDGAISKTEAQVNAGLAQVFDQADTNKDGKLTPDEYKAYVAAQQGAAGGGNAAPGR
- a CDS encoding TonB-dependent receptor encodes the protein MKANGLKRAALCVALGACLGSLLPTVAFAQAVSGAVAGRASAGDQITVVSTSTGQTRTVTASADGTYRLGQLPVGNYQLQLSRDGQNLGDPVAVSVAIGGTTTVNLGSGGGVVNLDALQVVGTRVVNRVDVSTTETSFNVNRQELERLPVAQDLSAVALLAPGVVGGNSTFGGLSFAGSSVAENAVFINGLNVTDMYTRRGFSSAPFAFFNEFQVKTGGYSVEFGRSTGGVINAVTRSGSNELKGGIEITAEPSAWRSSGRDHFHRDGTPHSYASRDDSSFFKTNVWGSGALVQDRLFLFAMYEDRNDSGHNTSNDALTWFKNEADNGFWGAKLDWNITDNHSISLLGFSDEGDVTNGSYNYDWDANEIGQWGGDSVTETGGRNYSATYTGHFGETFTARAMVGQNNQRAFTNSSLDEACSPVFTDASYASRLYKLNGLRPGCHPTGAAVAERDDTRDVARLDFEWQLGRHLLRFGVDRELMTTEQSTRYPGPTQLSYTAYVARPGDEVWDGANAFVPPGVTEMLRGRNRVSGGTFETEANAFYLEDIWNITPNLMLNLGVRWDRFENRTADGDAFIKMDDLIAPRVGFSWDVKGDATTKLFGNAGRYYLPVTNNINVNFAGGLTDEYSYFVLDGWQQQANPVTGAPYAAPIIGQQIGPVDTRMNTGAADLRQSVDRDLKAVYQDEYILGFQSMINQAWSWGVNATYRTMDRALDDMRLNYTPCGPTGTTLWPIANPGENLTIWGDSSIGCATEGWITIDTANSGYRKGGSGEVVGYSKPKRTYKALEFQIDRGWDEKWLFNASYLWSRSDGNFEGPVNSDTGYGDTGMVQHWDHPSNNERYGVLFNDFRHQFKFRAAYALNETWSFGTTLQVLSGGPITAFGVMWPGDTVAGGSTSNESGGGGTGWLCVANCSGPYNQRQFEYTPRGAYGRLPWTWTMGANVTWRLPVEGIDLSVRLSVFNLFNNQTVINVHQRYEAQPGQYRENTFNTGTRWQAPRYTQLMATWNF
- a CDS encoding HAD family hydrolase — translated: MMTSMPTPNGAIGLVGFDGDDTLWKSEDYYRKAEQDYLDILSRYIDVHDTATARHLLEVQQRNLGVFGYGVKGMTLSMLEAAIDITEKNIAARDLQLILDIGHDTLRHPVELIDGVRESVAEIARDYPVVLITKGDLFHQEAKIKVANLRDLFPRIEIVSEKDPETYARVLEEFDLPMERFVMVGNSLRSDIEPVVTLGGWGIHTPYAVTWAHETQHGVADDEPRMVEAPTAFDWPQALRAIEAKAAGG